A genome region from Accipiter gentilis chromosome 13, bAccGen1.1, whole genome shotgun sequence includes the following:
- the CAB39L gene encoding calcium-binding protein 39-like yields MPLFSKSHKNPAEIVKILKENMAILEKQEKKTDKASEEVSKSLQAMKEILCGTTDKEPPTEIVAQLAQELYNSGLLVTLIANLQLIDFEGKKDVSQIFNNILRRQIGTRSPTVEYISAHPHILFMLLKGYESPNIALRCGIMLRECIRHEPLAKIILFSEQFRDFFKYVEMSTFDIASDAFATFKDLLTRHKLLVAEFLEQNYDVIFEDYEKLLHSENYVTKRQSLKLLGELILDRHNFAIMTKYISKPENLKLMMNLLRDKSPNIQFEAFHVFKVFVASPNKTQPIVEILLKNQPKLIEFLSNFQKERTDDEQFTDEKNYLIKQIRDLKKPTA; encoded by the exons ATGCCTTTGTTTAGTAAATCGCACAAAAATCCTGCTGAGATTGtgaaaattctgaaagaaaacatggcCATattggaaaaacaagaaaaaaagacagacaag GCGTCAGAGGAAGTGTCAAAATCTCTGCAAGCAATGAAGGAAATTCTGTGCGGGACCACAGACAAGGAGCCACCTACAGAAATCGTGGCTCAACTGGCACAAGAGCTATATAACAGTGGCCTTCTAGTGACGCTTATTGCCAACCTGCAGCTGATAGATTTTGAA gGCAAAAAGGACGTTTCCCAGATATTTAACAACATTTTGAGAAGACAAATTGGCACGCGTAGCCCTACTGTGGAATACATTAGTGCCCATCCACATATCCTATTCATGCTTCTAAAAGG atACGAATCCCCAAATATTGCCTTACGCTGTGGAATTATGCTGAGAGAGTGCATCCGGCATGAACCGTTGGCCAAAATCATACTTTTTTCGGAACAGTTCAGAGACTTTTTTAAATATGTGGAAATGTCAACTTTTGATATAGCTTCTGATGCCTTTGCTACATTCAAG GACCTGTTAACACGACACAAATTGTTGGTAGCAGAATTTCTGGAACAAAATTATGATGTG ATCTTTGAGGATTATGAAAAACTCCTTCATTCTGAGAATTACGTAACAAAGAGACAATCTCTGAAG CTGCTGGGTGAATTGATTCTGGACCGACACAACTTTGccatcatgacaaaatacatCAGCAAACCAGAAAATCTGAAGCTGATGATGAACTTGCTGCGAGATAAAAGCCCCAACATTCAGTTTGAAGCATTCCACGTGTTCAAG GTTTTTGTGGCCAGTCCAAACAAAACACAGCCTATTGTGGAGATCCTGTTGAAAAACCAGCCCAAGCTAATTGAGTTTCTGAGCAATTTCCAGAAAGAGAGGACGGATGATGAACAATTCACTGATGAGAAGAACTACTTGATTAAGCAAATCCGAGACTTGAAAAAGCCAACGGCATGA